In Miscanthus floridulus cultivar M001 chromosome 5, ASM1932011v1, whole genome shotgun sequence, one genomic interval encodes:
- the LOC136454139 gene encoding GDSL esterase/lipase At1g28580-like, with the protein MPRKQLVPPCAVWLLVVLVLSSSAPVPASSSSSTTTLRVRRRYDSIFSLGDSYADTGNGPVVFGWHAIANPVMRPPYGSTFFGRPTGRNCDGRLVIDFLAESLGLPLVPPFLQARQGARSFGRGANFAVGGATALDASFFHRWDPPGGSVFPLNISLGVQLQSFQSLKPSLCATPKDCNKLFGRSIFFVGAFGANDYLLAMAAMSLEQVRSLVPGVVGTISMAVERLIVEHGPTTVVVPGVIPVGSTPPVLATFADPDPAGYDPRTGCLKAINEVAVLEIYVFSLLV; encoded by the exons ATGCCTCGGAAGCAGCTCGTGCCTCCGTGCGCCGTCTGGCTGCTCGTCGTCCTAGTCTTGTCATCGTCGGCGCCAGTGCCCGCGTCATCCTCATCCAGCACCACCACTCTCCGCGTTCGTCGGCGCTACGACTCCATCTTCAGCCTGGGCGACTCGTACGCGGACACCGGCAACGGCCCCGTCGTGTTCGGCTGGCACGCCATCGCCAACCCCGTGATGCGCCCGCCCTACGGCTCCACCTTCTTCGGCCGCCCCACTGGACGCAACTGCGACGGCCGCCTCGTCATCGACTTCCTCG CTGAgagcctgggcctgccgctcgtcCCGCCTTTCCTGCAGGCGCGCCAGGGGGCAAGGAGCTTCGGCCGCGGCGCCAACTTCGCCGTCGGGGGCGCCACCGCCCTCGACGCCAGCTTCTTCCACCGCTGGGATCCCCCCGGCGGCAGTGTGTTCCCACTCAACATCAGTTTGGGCGTGCAACTGCAGTCGTTCCAGTCGCTCAAGCCCTCGCTCTGCGCCACGCCCAAAG ACTGCAACAAGTTGTTCGGCAGATCGATCTTCTTCGTGGGCGCGTTCGGCGCCAACGACTACCTCCTCGCCATGGCCGCGATGAGCCTCGAACAAGTCAGGTCGCTCGTCCCAGGCGTCGTCGGGACCATCTCCATGGCCGTCGAG AGGCTGATCGTGGAGCACGGGCCGACAACCGTGGTGGTCCCCGGCGTGATTCCGGTGGGGAGCACGCCGCCGGTGCTCGCCACGTTCGCCGACCCCGACCCGGCAGGCTACGACCCACGGACGGGGTGCCTGAAGGCGATCAACGAGGTGGCCGTGTTAGAAATTTATGTATTTTCATTAttagtttaa